One genomic window of Tatumella citrea includes the following:
- a CDS encoding helix-turn-helix transcriptional regulator, translating to MLQLLGLTLNQLSQPEASRFLTLPGDHYRLEAVRQLLESSPEKNHSLESLAKTAAMSSSSLRSKFRQAYGDSVFNYLRDCRLALARRYLQQGYSVQQAAWMSGYQHATNFATAFRRRYGVSPSHLTSQLAFRA from the coding sequence ATGTTGCAGTTACTGGGGCTGACACTGAACCAACTGAGCCAGCCGGAGGCGTCACGTTTTCTGACACTGCCTGGTGATCATTACCGGCTGGAAGCGGTGCGGCAGTTACTGGAATCCAGCCCGGAAAAAAATCATTCGCTGGAATCTCTGGCCAAAACGGCTGCCATGAGCAGCAGTAGCCTGCGAAGTAAATTCCGCCAGGCGTACGGAGACTCAGTGTTCAATTATCTGCGTGATTGCCGGCTGGCACTGGCGCGTCGTTATCTGCAACAGGGTTACAGTGTGCAGCAGGCGGCCTGGATGTCTGGCTATCAGCATGCTACCAATTTTGCCACAGCATTCCGGCGGCGCTATGGTGTCAGCCCGAGTCATCTGACCTCACAACTGGCCTTCCGCGCGTAA
- a CDS encoding sigma-54-dependent transcriptional regulator — protein sequence MADYDVLIIEDDESVRTSCIQSLELEEIAAVGAESVEEAKKMLPPAFSGVIITDLRLPGLSGMDFLQQMQSAGSQIPFIIITGHGDILTAVEAMRSGAYDFLPKPFSPQTLIQQVRRALEKRRLTLEVEQLRQKLAHVSDLDSRFIGHAQPMCELRETVRNIAATPANVLIHGETGTGKELLARCIHDLSGRPGNFVALNCGGLPETLFDSEIFGHERGAFSGATQKRIGKIEYAHGGTLFLDEIESMPMAMQIKLLRVLQERMIERLGSNQPIPVDIRVISATKADLALLAEQGGFRADLNFRLNVIELPIPPLRERREDIPLLFKYFSEVAATTFGREVPHIDMVKMQNYLSWPWPGNVRELRNEAERCVLGMTGEAGRHGSDSVLTLPKMVEHFEKDLIVSELNKHHGNVSQAAEALGIAKSTLFDKVKKYALL from the coding sequence TTGGCTGATTATGATGTATTAATTATTGAGGACGATGAATCGGTCCGTACCAGCTGTATTCAGTCACTTGAGCTTGAGGAGATCGCTGCTGTCGGTGCAGAGTCGGTCGAAGAAGCAAAAAAAATGCTCCCGCCAGCCTTTTCCGGCGTCATTATCACGGATTTGCGGCTGCCTGGACTGAGTGGTATGGATTTCCTGCAACAGATGCAGTCAGCCGGTTCGCAAATACCGTTCATTATTATCACCGGACATGGCGATATTCTGACGGCCGTGGAAGCAATGCGCAGTGGCGCCTATGACTTCCTGCCTAAGCCGTTTTCCCCACAAACATTGATTCAGCAGGTCCGCCGGGCACTGGAAAAACGCAGGCTGACTCTGGAGGTTGAACAACTGCGCCAAAAGCTGGCGCATGTCAGTGACCTGGATAGCCGATTCATCGGCCACGCACAGCCAATGTGTGAATTACGGGAAACGGTCAGAAATATTGCCGCTACCCCTGCTAACGTGCTGATTCACGGAGAAACCGGCACCGGTAAAGAGCTGCTGGCTCGCTGTATCCATGACCTGAGTGGCAGGCCCGGTAATTTCGTCGCCCTTAACTGTGGGGGCCTGCCGGAAACCCTGTTTGACAGCGAGATTTTTGGTCATGAACGCGGTGCTTTTTCCGGTGCGACTCAAAAACGGATTGGTAAAATTGAATATGCTCACGGAGGAACACTGTTTCTTGATGAGATAGAAAGTATGCCGATGGCCATGCAGATTAAGCTGCTGCGGGTACTTCAGGAACGAATGATCGAACGACTGGGGTCTAATCAGCCGATCCCTGTCGATATCCGGGTGATTAGTGCGACCAAAGCAGACCTTGCATTACTGGCTGAACAGGGGGGTTTTCGCGCTGACCTGAATTTCCGTCTGAACGTAATTGAATTGCCTATACCGCCACTGCGCGAACGCCGGGAGGACATCCCGTTGTTATTTAAATACTTCTCTGAAGTCGCCGCCACGACCTTTGGTCGTGAAGTCCCGCATATTGATATGGTAAAAATGCAAAATTACCTGAGCTGGCCCTGGCCGGGTAATGTCCGTGAATTACGTAATGAAGCAGAACGCTGTGTACTGGGAATGACCGGAGAAGCCGGTCGCCACGGTTCTGACAGTGTGCTGACACTACCAAAAATGGTAGAGCATTTCGAAAAAGACCTGATTGTGTCTGAATTAAATAAACATCACGGTAATGTCTCTCAGGCAGCAGAAGCTCTGGGGATCGCTAAAAGTACCTTATTTGATAAAGTCAAAAAATACGCCTTGTTATAG
- a CDS encoding sensor histidine kinase: MLQQQNKRSAANGFFNFSRNSLILLLIMSLAILLADWLSYHYLLPVMLENTSTQIRNNLQRKINIFERNLDKYRYLPLTLAIDSDLQNYLIAPQTIPYQQVSQKLRDISQAIGADQVFLASTSGIIVASEQSSGPNALRGHDISFRPYFREAVSGKVMTFYAVGTTENMPGYYLSTRMTVRGKNIGVLVLKINMDQLFIADAPASEPLTLSEASGIIITSNIPDWKYHTLGVAEAKDLQTVANTRQFGGYKISPLPGVSLDNHLPGFSILTINGQRYLASRAALPGTSMYLTGMQPVQPVYRDIWLRIALLDSILTSLIFFGYLVSQRIKLVRKIAENNNAIKNAYNNLEILVAERSRELQTKNLELENEIAERLGFEERERNLQKELIRTEKLAVIGQLSAGLAHEINQPLAAIRAYSENTLIFLQRGNTQAVGENLVRIAALIDRIGVLTGQLRSFARPSDETISQVRLSHCIDNVMMLLKHRLEKKQIVTHKDFPPDEIYAQCNGLRLEQVLVNLLANAIDVLDSSQHPTISLRLFRYHSEAIIEVSDNGPGLSAEIIDHIFEPFFTTKTTTGLGLGLAISADIIKSFHGNLSADNLASGGARFTIRLQLSPQQQENLIG, translated from the coding sequence ATGCTTCAGCAACAGAATAAACGCTCTGCCGCTAATGGTTTTTTTAACTTCTCTCGTAACAGCCTGATACTACTGTTGATTATGTCACTCGCCATTCTGCTGGCCGACTGGCTGAGCTATCATTATCTGTTACCGGTGATGCTGGAAAATACCAGCACACAAATCCGGAATAACCTGCAACGTAAAATTAATATCTTCGAACGAAATCTGGATAAATATCGCTACCTGCCACTGACTCTGGCAATTGACAGCGATTTGCAAAATTATCTTATCGCACCGCAAACCATACCTTATCAGCAGGTCAGTCAGAAACTGCGCGATATCAGCCAGGCGATTGGTGCCGACCAGGTATTCCTTGCTTCAACCTCAGGTATTATTGTCGCGTCGGAGCAGTCTTCCGGGCCAAATGCATTACGTGGCCATGATATTTCCTTCCGCCCTTATTTCCGCGAGGCCGTCAGTGGCAAAGTGATGACATTTTATGCGGTGGGGACCACGGAAAATATGCCCGGCTATTATCTTTCAACCCGCATGACCGTCAGAGGGAAAAATATTGGCGTACTGGTTCTAAAAATCAATATGGACCAGCTATTTATCGCCGATGCACCGGCCAGTGAGCCGCTGACACTTTCCGAGGCCAGCGGGATCATTATTACTTCTAATATACCTGACTGGAAATATCACACCCTGGGGGTAGCAGAAGCTAAAGATTTGCAAACCGTCGCCAATACCCGGCAGTTTGGGGGTTATAAGATTTCACCTTTACCCGGAGTGAGCCTGGATAATCATCTGCCAGGATTCAGTATCTTAACTATAAACGGCCAGCGCTATCTGGCCTCCCGCGCGGCGCTCCCCGGCACCAGTATGTATTTAACCGGTATGCAGCCCGTCCAGCCGGTGTATCGCGATATCTGGCTAAGAATTGCCTTGCTGGATAGCATACTGACCTCCCTGATTTTTTTCGGCTATCTGGTCAGCCAGCGAATTAAGCTAGTACGTAAGATAGCGGAGAATAATAACGCGATAAAAAACGCCTACAATAATCTGGAAATACTGGTGGCGGAGAGAAGCCGTGAACTACAGACCAAAAACCTCGAATTAGAAAATGAGATTGCGGAACGGCTGGGCTTTGAAGAGCGGGAACGCAATCTGCAAAAAGAACTGATACGCACAGAAAAGCTGGCGGTCATCGGACAGCTGTCGGCTGGCCTGGCGCATGAAATCAATCAGCCACTGGCTGCTATCCGCGCCTATTCAGAAAATACCCTGATTTTTCTGCAACGGGGGAATACTCAGGCGGTCGGCGAAAACCTGGTCCGGATTGCAGCGTTGATTGACCGTATCGGTGTGCTGACCGGCCAGTTACGCTCTTTCGCCAGACCCTCAGATGAGACCATCAGCCAGGTCAGGTTGAGCCACTGTATTGATAATGTGATGATGCTACTGAAACACCGGCTGGAAAAAAAACAGATAGTGACACATAAAGATTTTCCGCCTGACGAAATCTATGCCCAGTGCAATGGTCTGCGGCTCGAACAGGTACTGGTCAATCTGCTGGCCAACGCTATTGATGTACTGGATAGCAGTCAACACCCGACCATTTCGTTGCGGCTGTTCCGTTATCATTCTGAAGCTATTATTGAAGTATCCGATAACGGGCCGGGTCTGTCCGCAGAGATTATTGACCATATTTTCGAACCCTTTTTTACCACGAAAACCACCACCGGCCTTGGACTGGGGCTGGCAATTTCAGCAGATATTATTAAAAGTTTTCATGGCAATCTGAGCGCAGATAACCTGGCCAGTGGAGGGGCCAGGTTTACCATCAGGCTGCAGCTCAGTCCGCAACAGCAGGAGAATCTCATTGGCTGA
- a CDS encoding LysR family transcriptional regulator, whose amino-acid sequence MKEILAGSIDRIELMQTFIRIVESGSLSACARQLEVTQPTVSRRLQALEKMLGQKLILRTTHALKLTDDGERCYSRARQLVGNWYALEDELTNTHDEPVGTLRVRVPHAFGQDQMIEPLVDWLQKSPALNVEWMLNDRTPDFVAENIDCAIQVGALNDPGLVAIQIAEVPRRIVATPELLNRSAPLQSLEQLAALPWLSLSTFYRTEITLKHQPDGQSKTITISPRLSSDSIYAIRKAALAGMGVGLVSSWLVEEDLAAGRLLEPLPEWQAPPLPVWLTYPWASYYPARLRHFFSLIKQVMPTLTGTRPAAR is encoded by the coding sequence ATGAAAGAAATCTTAGCCGGTAGCATCGACCGTATTGAACTGATGCAAACCTTTATTCGCATTGTGGAAAGTGGCAGTCTGTCGGCCTGCGCCCGCCAGCTGGAAGTCACTCAGCCAACGGTAAGCCGACGATTACAGGCATTAGAAAAAATGCTGGGTCAGAAACTTATCCTGCGTACCACCCACGCATTAAAGCTGACCGATGACGGAGAACGCTGTTACAGCCGGGCGCGGCAGTTGGTCGGTAACTGGTATGCCCTGGAAGACGAGCTGACCAATACCCATGACGAACCCGTAGGGACGTTACGGGTTCGCGTGCCCCATGCCTTTGGCCAGGATCAGATGATTGAACCGTTGGTTGACTGGCTACAAAAATCTCCGGCGCTGAATGTTGAATGGATGCTGAATGACCGGACGCCGGATTTCGTCGCCGAAAATATTGACTGTGCAATTCAGGTCGGTGCTCTCAACGACCCGGGACTGGTGGCTATCCAGATTGCTGAGGTCCCGCGACGTATTGTGGCAACGCCAGAGCTGTTGAACCGTTCCGCACCACTACAAAGTCTTGAGCAACTGGCAGCCCTGCCCTGGCTTTCCCTCAGCACTTTCTACCGTACCGAAATCACCCTGAAACATCAGCCTGACGGGCAAAGCAAAACTATTACCATCAGCCCGAGATTATCGAGTGACAGTATTTATGCCATAAGAAAAGCCGCACTGGCAGGGATGGGGGTAGGCCTGGTGTCGTCATGGCTGGTTGAAGAAGATCTTGCCGCGGGCCGTTTACTGGAACCACTTCCGGAGTGGCAGGCCCCGCCGCTGCCGGTTTGGCTAACTTATCCCTGGGCCAGTTACTATCCGGCCAGACTACGCCATTTTTTCAGTCTGATAAAACAGGTGATGCCAACTCTGACAGGAACACGACCGGCAGCCAGGTAA
- a CDS encoding MFS transporter, translating into MSAIEQTMNEEKLSAPLLFTLAAGAGLTVASIYYSQPMLGIMGKEFNATNSQSGMIPMLTQIGYALGILLLTPLGDRFDRRKLIALKGVLLVVALLLCGISPDLNLLLTASLLTGLAATVAQDIVPASAALAPEHSRGKTVGTVMTGLLTGILLSRVVSGLIGEYLGWRNLYFIAAASVLLITLALWRVLPTFRPSAPVPWTSLMQSLWKLWHEHTTLRRAAYAQGLLSVAFSAFWSTLALMLYQDFHLDSAVAGAFGLAGAAGALAAPLAGGMADRIGPARVTQIGAGLVIVAFAIMLLMPLLPAEGKLVLIVISAVIFDLGIQASLVAHQTIVFRLVPEARSRLNALLFTTVFIGMAAGSALGSMALTHGGWNGVVILSILAAFAALVVRLCSRHLHN; encoded by the coding sequence ATGTCAGCAATCGAGCAGACCATGAACGAAGAAAAATTATCAGCCCCGTTGCTGTTTACTCTGGCTGCTGGTGCCGGACTGACGGTAGCCTCTATTTATTACAGCCAGCCAATGTTGGGAATTATGGGCAAGGAGTTTAATGCCACGAACTCCCAGTCAGGTATGATCCCGATGCTGACCCAGATTGGCTATGCTTTGGGTATTTTACTGTTGACCCCGCTGGGGGACCGGTTTGACCGGCGGAAACTGATTGCACTGAAAGGTGTGTTGCTGGTGGTTGCATTACTGCTGTGTGGTATTTCCCCGGATCTCAATTTATTACTGACTGCCAGCCTGCTCACCGGGCTTGCAGCGACCGTTGCGCAGGACATTGTTCCGGCATCGGCAGCACTGGCTCCGGAACACAGCCGCGGTAAGACAGTCGGTACTGTGATGACCGGTCTGCTGACCGGAATTTTGTTATCACGGGTTGTCAGCGGGTTGATTGGCGAATATCTGGGCTGGCGTAATCTCTATTTTATTGCAGCAGCCTCGGTATTACTGATTACTCTGGCGTTATGGCGGGTTCTGCCAACATTCAGGCCATCGGCACCGGTTCCCTGGACTTCGCTGATGCAGTCGCTGTGGAAACTGTGGCATGAGCACACTACGCTGCGCCGTGCGGCTTATGCTCAGGGATTGTTATCGGTGGCGTTCAGCGCGTTCTGGTCAACCCTGGCATTGATGCTATATCAGGATTTTCATCTGGACAGTGCGGTGGCCGGGGCTTTTGGTCTGGCAGGTGCAGCGGGTGCCCTTGCAGCGCCACTGGCAGGAGGCATGGCTGATCGCATTGGCCCGGCGCGGGTAACCCAGATTGGGGCAGGCCTGGTGATTGTCGCCTTTGCCATTATGTTGCTGATGCCGTTACTGCCGGCTGAGGGAAAACTGGTTCTGATTGTTATCAGTGCAGTTATTTTTGACCTCGGTATTCAGGCTTCACTGGTCGCTCATCAGACCATTGTATTCCGGCTGGTGCCGGAAGCCCGCAGTCGTCTGAATGCGTTGCTGTTCACTACCGTATTTATCGGCATGGCGGCCGGTTCCGCTCTGGGTAGCATGGCATTGACTCATGGTGGCTGGAATGGCGTAGTGATATTGTCAATTCTGGCTGCATTTGCAGCACTGGTGGTTCGTTTGTGCAGTCGCCATCTGCATAATTAA
- a CDS encoding TonB-dependent siderophore receptor, with the protein MARQVKVAHFRLHCCALAVTTALALAPAVQAATTDTLVVTASGNQGDQQNTVAPYINSATKSAVPESRTPQAADSISHQEIEKRHANSLNEILRYEAGVSTELRGSTTYMSEYKIRGFDAEHEYFDGLELPYNVAGNTKAFIDPILIDKVDILKGPSSVLYGNASPGGLVNIQGKQPQSQQSTDIGFTTGNRSLKEGYIDSTGRIADSNWDYRLIAKGSEGNDQAVTTKHESYLIAPSVSWHPDSQTRLTLSALYEDMPSLTPSNPLPLAYLQSGYASRRSYAGDHWSGFKQREGMLGYSFEHQFDSGWGVVQRARYFTLDSHQRSIYATGTGSSDTDLSRFGYTTDESVDSFNIDNQLTKTFSFGDWQNHLLAGFDYQHLNSHMTWRYGTQYPSLNMLDPDYSQVTSSNLDLYTATNDRLSFNQRGYYLQDQLEYGGLNLLASARYDDYQSTTTDYLDGGSKASIDQHKVTKRLGALYQFSNGIAPYLSYSEGFLPVSPQGTLTASEAKATTSKQLEGGIKYLLSDYATTLTASVFQIKEKNVLTSDYTYTSAGLLNYRQTGEVTSKGAEFGVVSRPTDNVKIIANYAYTHAVNTKDDYYQGKRATQVPLNSFNLWGDYTFSHGVLNGLMLGAGLRYSGKSEITEDNSLPPVGGNTQYDLAISYDMGVLSSSLKGLTLKAGAQNLTNKMTFTCYSSSYCWIGRDRSWQMGASYHF; encoded by the coding sequence ATGGCAAGGCAAGTTAAGGTAGCACACTTTCGTCTGCATTGTTGCGCTCTGGCGGTGACTACCGCATTAGCACTGGCGCCTGCGGTTCAGGCGGCGACCACCGACACCTTAGTGGTGACGGCCAGCGGCAACCAGGGCGACCAACAGAATACAGTCGCTCCTTACATTAACAGTGCAACCAAATCGGCGGTTCCGGAAAGCCGGACCCCGCAGGCTGCGGATTCGATTAGCCATCAGGAAATTGAAAAGCGCCATGCCAATTCGCTGAATGAAATTCTGCGCTACGAGGCGGGCGTTTCCACAGAACTGCGTGGTTCTACCACTTATATGAGCGAATATAAGATTCGTGGTTTCGATGCTGAGCACGAGTATTTTGATGGTCTGGAACTGCCCTACAATGTGGCAGGAAATACCAAAGCGTTCATCGATCCAATTCTGATTGATAAAGTCGATATTCTGAAAGGGCCTTCTTCTGTTCTGTATGGTAATGCCTCCCCGGGTGGCCTGGTGAATATTCAGGGCAAACAGCCACAGTCCCAACAGAGCACTGATATCGGTTTCACTACCGGCAACCGTAGTCTTAAAGAAGGCTATATCGATTCGACCGGGCGTATTGCAGACAGCAACTGGGATTACCGGCTGATTGCCAAAGGCAGTGAAGGCAATGACCAGGCAGTCACCACTAAGCACGAAAGTTATCTGATAGCTCCGTCAGTCAGCTGGCACCCGGACTCTCAAACACGGCTGACGCTGAGTGCGTTATACGAAGATATGCCCAGCCTGACCCCATCGAACCCACTGCCACTGGCCTATCTGCAAAGCGGATATGCGTCGCGCCGTTCTTATGCCGGTGACCACTGGAGCGGATTTAAACAGCGTGAAGGGATGCTGGGTTACAGTTTTGAACATCAGTTCGACAGTGGTTGGGGAGTGGTACAGCGTGCCCGCTATTTCACCCTCGACAGCCATCAGCGCAGTATTTATGCCACGGGTACCGGCAGCAGTGATACCGACCTGTCGCGGTTTGGTTACACTACCGATGAAAGTGTCGACAGCTTTAATATTGATAACCAACTGACCAAAACCTTTAGCTTTGGTGACTGGCAGAACCATCTGCTGGCCGGGTTTGACTATCAGCATCTGAATTCCCATATGACCTGGCGATATGGTACTCAGTATCCTTCCCTCAATATGCTGGACCCTGATTACAGTCAGGTCACCAGTAGCAACCTGGACCTGTATACCGCGACTAATGATCGCCTCAGTTTCAACCAGCGTGGTTATTATCTGCAGGATCAGCTGGAATATGGTGGTCTTAATCTGCTGGCCAGCGCCCGTTATGACGATTACCAGTCAACCACCACTGATTATCTGGATGGCGGCAGCAAAGCCTCTATTGATCAGCATAAAGTCACCAAACGGTTAGGGGCGCTGTATCAGTTCAGCAACGGGATTGCGCCTTATCTGAGTTATTCCGAAGGTTTCCTGCCGGTGTCACCGCAGGGGACTCTGACTGCCAGCGAAGCCAAAGCCACGACCAGCAAGCAACTGGAAGGTGGGATAAAATATCTGCTGTCGGACTATGCCACCACGCTGACAGCGTCGGTCTTCCAGATCAAAGAGAAAAACGTTCTGACGAGCGACTATACCTACACTTCAGCCGGGTTACTTAACTACCGGCAGACCGGAGAGGTTACCTCTAAAGGCGCGGAGTTCGGTGTAGTCAGCCGGCCAACGGACAATGTGAAAATCATTGCCAATTATGCTTATACCCATGCGGTGAATACCAAAGATGACTATTATCAGGGCAAACGCGCCACCCAGGTGCCGTTAAACAGCTTTAATCTGTGGGGCGATTACACCTTTAGTCACGGTGTGCTGAATGGTCTGATGCTGGGTGCAGGTTTGCGTTATTCCGGGAAAAGTGAGATTACGGAAGATAACTCATTACCGCCTGTCGGAGGTAATACTCAGTACGATCTGGCCATCAGCTACGATATGGGTGTGCTGAGCTCATCACTGAAAGGTCTGACGCTGAAAGCCGGCGCCCAGAACCTGACGAATAAGATGACTTTCACTTGTTACAGCAGCAGTTATTGCTGGATTGGCCGTGACCGCAGTTGGCAGATGGGAGCCAGTTACCATTTCTGA